The nucleotide sequence CTACGGCAGACAGCGACGGACGGATATGCAGGCGTATGGGTGTTCGCGGAGCAGAGGGAGGGAAAGGTGGCATCGGTGGTCTACGAGCTTCTGGGCGCCGGGAGAAGGCTTGCCGCGGACCGGAACACACGTCTCTCCGCGGTCCTCTTCGGAGCCTCTAATGCGGAGGCCGTGGAACTCATCCGCTGGGGCGCCGATGAAGTATATCTATCGAACGACCCTCTCTTCGGAACATTCAACGACGAACCCTATGCTGACCTGCTCGGCCTTCTCATCAGGGAGCACCGCCCGGAAATAGTCCTTGCCGGCGCAACGCCCATAGGGCGTTCCTTCTTTCCGAGGGTTGCGGCACGGCTCTGGACAGGACTCACGGCTGACTGCACAGCCCTCGAAATCGACAGGGAATCGGGAAACCTCCTCCAGATACGGCCTGCCTTCGGCGGCAATATCATGGCGACGATCCTCTGCCCGAACAGCAGGCCGCAGATGGCGACCGTGAGACCGAGGGTGATGAAACGCGGAACCTATGAAGAGGGCAGGAGCGGCGATATCATCCACGTTGATGCCGGGGGATTGTCTTCTCGCACAAAGGTCCTGAAGACAGTGAAAGAAGTCTCCGAGACAGCCTGTAATCTCCAGGAGGCGGACATCATCGTATCGGGTGGGAGAGGGTTAGGAGAACAGAAAGGCTTCCGGCTCCTTTCCGAACTCGCAGAGATCCTTGGTGGTTCTCTCGGCGCCTCACGAGGAGCGGTTGATGAAGGCTGGATTCCTTACAGCCACCAGGTAGGCCAAACCGGAAAGACCGTCTGCCCGAGGATATATTTCGCCTGCGGAATCTCGGGTGCCGTCCAGCACCTCGTCGGCATGCAGTCTTCTGACATAATCATCGCTATCAACAAAAACCCCGAGGCCCCGATATTCAATGTGGCGACCTATGGAATCGTCGGCGATGTCTATGAAGTCGTGCCTATCCTCATAAAGAAGATCCGGGAGATGAAAGGCTTG is from Thermodesulfovibrionales bacterium and encodes:
- a CDS encoding FAD-binding protein, encoding MRIVVGSDKCSGCETCIGSCPYTSIVMKEGKAFITEYCQLCRACLGVCPEGAIKEVLEEGESPALRQTATDGYAGVWVFAEQREGKVASVVYELLGAGRRLAADRNTRLSAVLFGASNAEAVELIRWGADEVYLSNDPLFGTFNDEPYADLLGLLIREHRPEIVLAGATPIGRSFFPRVAARLWTGLTADCTALEIDRESGNLLQIRPAFGGNIMATILCPNSRPQMATVRPRVMKRGTYEEGRSGDIIHVDAGGLSSRTKVLKTVKEVSETACNLQEADIIVSGGRGLGEQKGFRLLSELAEILGGSLGASRGAVDEGWIPYSHQVGQTGKTVCPRIYFACGISGAVQHLVGMQSSDIIIAINKNPEAPIFNVATYGIVGDVYEVVPILIKKIREMKGLQE